The following nucleotide sequence is from Sparus aurata chromosome 22, fSpaAur1.1, whole genome shotgun sequence.
GAACTGTTCGAACACGGGCAGCGCTCGGTGGCACAGCGCACAGTTGACCACGTTCCTCTGGCTCGCACTGAGGGCTGACAGAATAAACCTACAGGACGCAATATGGATGACATATTTGAGACAACATTATTAAAGGggaattacagtttttttttttttttttcaaacctggGCCCTTTTTTGACATATTTTGGTGTTTAAAGGACACAAAAAGTTTTGGAATTGTTCCAGTATATCGTCTCAGACGGCAGCCGCCACACAGGCTACAACGGCTGGAAAGTAATCCTTAACTGTGTCCACTAAAAGCGATTCTCTGTGCCAGTGAGGAGCTCAGATCGTTATTCTCAACAACATTCTGACAACATCATGGAAAGGATGCCGACAGAGACGAACCTAATCCTGTTTGTTTAGCCAGAAACAGCTGCCTTGTCGTTCTGGGGAAATCCACCAATCTCCATTCATAGAAACACTAATTTTATCATCATATAAACACAATTAATTCAAAGTTGAAAgactcaggaaaaaaaacaaaacaacgtcTTGGTTGTCTTTTCACTGTTCCAACAATCAGCAACTCTGTGTTAGATGTCAAACTCTTCCGCCTCTGCAGGCTGTATGTCTGCTGTCTgccctccctcctgctcctgtcctgtcctgatCACTAACTGAGGGTTTATCACTGAGAGAAACCTCTTTTGcataacatttcattaaaatgtaattcattGTTGtacaacatattcaaaataagGTTCCCAGTGTTTATTGTCAGACCACTTCAGTACTTATTAACATGAGTTACTTTGGACTCTCTGACTTTTGTACAAAACAAgttatttgaatttgaaatctttattattttctaaCATATCAACAAAATGAagttgttggggttttttttgttgaatgaaTGTGCTGCGGagagtgtgaaaaaaacaagatgattgGTACTACCAggcttcccagcatgcattatGTGAGTGCTGCAACTCTCCAGAGACCCCACTGTATGGAAGTTTGAGAAGAATAGACTGGAAGGAAACCTGCTGTGTGTCTTTAACAAATGTTAGGTTAAGTCAGAGTTATTTCTTTTGGATATAATGAACTCAACGTGAGCCATGATGAAGGTCAGTACTGAATGCAGCCCGACCTCACAGCCGTATCACATTGTTTTAGACCAACTTTTGTGCACAAGTGATTCAACCGGCAGTATTTTcacagtttctttctttcaaggTCGATACCAACTTTCAAACTGAGACAATGTTAAGTTAAAGTCAATCTGTCACGTTTGACGATAAAGTTGTTGAATCATCTTGCATCTTTAGCCTTTAAAActtattttctctcattttcagtTTAACATGTTGAAAAACTCGCCTTTGAGATGACATTAAACTAATCAATTTAAAGATCCCATATTTGTGCAAGGTGAGATATAAAGCATCTAGGTGCAATTTCACAAACAAGTAATAATCAAAAAAGAGGTTTGGAACttaaaagcatttaaatatttttcgcAGACATCCTCAATAAAAATATGAACTGAGAATATGAACATAGTTTGGGACATTTAAGTTCAGTTTGAGGGCAAAAGAGAAATCACGGTTGAAGTGTTTGACAGTGCACCTGCGCAGCTCTTCTCCCTGGCCTGCCTGGGCGTCGTCCTCCATCCGGACGTGGTAGGTGTTGAGTTTGTGTCGAGGTACGTGGGTGAGGAGCTCCGAGAGGTCCAGCCTCCTCAGGAACTGCACTGGGTGAGTGTGGGTGCCATCGCCCACGCTGCCGGAGGTGAGCCGGTGGTGGAGCGGGAGGGCGAAGGACAGCGGCAGGGGGAGGACGGACCCCGAGTCGAGGTGAGCCCCGCCGCCGGGGGCTCCCATCGAGCAGCCACCGCCCCGACCCAGAGCGCCCCCCCCGATCAGGAGGTGCTTCCTCTGCGGGTCCATGTGGACGGCTGATTTGAGGAACTCTCCAAGCGGACGGGAACCTCGTAGTCCTGCTCCTCCGCCTCCTGGTCCGAGGGCAGCGGTGGGGGAGAAAGGGAAACCAGTTGGAGGAGACTGTCCAGGAGAGTCACAAGGAGACTTCTGAGGGGGCCCCAGACCAAAAGGCCCTCCTGCAGcaaatcctcctcctgctgctcctctctctgaaGAGTTCTGACGGTCCACTGATTGTCTCCGAGGTAACTCCTGACTGGAGGCTCTGTGGGATAGTTTACCTCCTCCTACCGCTCCTCCTGGTAGCTTGCTTTTCTTGGGCTCCTCACAAAGTCCGTCCCCGGCCCCCACAGCCCCTCCAACGGCCCCGTTCCTGCCCGCGCTCCTCTCAGGCGGCTTCTTCTTGCGCTCGTCCTGCATGCGTTTCACCTGATACCAGTCGGTGTCTTTCTTTAGATGGCCCTGGCCGCATCGGCAGGAGCAGAACCTGAAGGCCAGGTCGTAGCCCTTCTTGGTCCACATGTTCTGCCGGCACTGCTTCTCGTTCCAGGACCGCGCTCGCCCAATGCAGTTGAACTGGACGAGGATGGAGCTCTCCCACTCGTAGAAGCACTGCAGATGCATCCAGTTGCCGTACGGGCAGAGCTCGTTGTTGCAGAGCACCCGCTGGTAGTCATCCTTCTCCAGGTCGATGGGACGGGCCAGGCTACAGCCGAGGGGGGTCGCACACTGGCCCTCTGGATCAGTAAAGACaaaaggaggggagagaggattAAATGTCATGTTCGCATCACAAATTCCCACAAAAGCCTGATTTATTCACATACACGCTGTCCAATAATGGATTAATCCCTTCAGCACTAACAAATTTCACTTCACTTTCGGGTGAAGCGTCATCTCtcaaagggatattccggcgtaaatttaacccatggtctaacacaccctgacaccgagtaagaccccccctcgagagatcaagttttccgaccgctagcttatgtagttttagcgacctcagaaaagaccgcacgataacaatgcactgcagtctatgcctccaacaagaaaccgcCATTAAAAAGCCACTCCTAGcaacaaataatgctcagaacagcaccaaacctcagcaacagtacaaatagggtcccagcacatagttccaGGCATCAAACAGATGCTAGCTTTGCcggatttctattgaaaagacaacacaactcaccactctcctgcagcagcttgctcattgtggggaagccctgacgagtccattactgagtgcagttagaaatgctcaattccattcttttccctgtcagctctcaATAATAagcaagacacatatgaactttgattgcatttccatggagtaataatcatacattttgatccttgagctgcggaactctactcttttgatggtggtttcttggtggaggcatagactgcagtgtattgttatcgtgcggtcttttctgaggttgctaaaactacataagctagcggtcagaaaacttgatctcttgagggggggtcttactcggtgtcagggtgtgttagaccatggattgaatttacaccggaatatcccttcaACAGCACAGATTTAACTGAACAACGGAGAAACCAGCCCAAGTTATATTTTCTGCAAGATCCTCGTCATCATCAACTTGAtgtgaggtgaaaaaaaaaagaaaaaatgttaacGGAGAGATTCCGGTGTCCTCGCTGCCTCCTCGCCATCGATTTACGAAATTCAACTAGGCCACCGAAGCCTGTGAGCTGCTCTCTATTCAAGCACTGCCAATCAGTCTGGATGTGAATCAAGCAAATGTGGGCACACAGTCTACACAAGAAGTGGCTCATGATAATAcactgtgggtgtgtgtggtgggggcagtttcctctttccttttccGGTACTGTcaattcttttctctctctttctctctaaaGTCACCGCACAGGAGATAAAATATAGTTTCCCATTCATTTTTAGCTTGATGCCTCATGTCATTGGAGAAGTGATGTGTTGAGTCGACACAGAAACCCAGCAATAGGCAACAACTACATAAAGATACTGTCTCCAGAAGGGCAGTATGGATAAAGCACTTAAATTTCTACATCCATCCTTTCTTATGTCCTTGAATGACTATGGCTGTAATTTATATATGTGATGGAAGTTTGCCTTTCTAAATAAAGAGagaattatatatataaaaaaagatacTGTCTAAGTTGACATCACAACgcactttaatattttttatgatcTTATAACATAACAATGGTAACACTTTATCATAATCTTCATTAATAAAcggtaaatatatataatatataagatAGTTTAACTATTTTTGTGTATCTTGACATCACTGCAAATGAGGTAAATAAAGGtttgaaatgtataaatgtataaaccATTTCTAAAATAACTATTTACTAAAGTTTAATTGAAGGTGAAATATTTCAGACTAAACAAATCGGGGCGGCATATCACGTGAGTAGCTAACTGCTACTAAATGTACTTGTTTATGACTGTACctactgttagctagttagctcaattagtTGTATTGAATGTAtactataaaaaaacaaataggggcAGCATATGACCTGAGttgctaactgtattctgtttaaGACTTAGGAtactgttagctcagttagctataTTGAGCTAAGTTAGCTATATTGGCCTTAAActccaaactccagcagaataTCACTAgagcagctaactgctgctaactgtaatCTGTTTATGAATGTAGcttttagcttgttagctcagttagctattTTGAACTCATAATCCAAACAAATAgcagcagcatatcaccagagtcgctaactgctgctgtacTACTGTATTGTGTTTATGACTGAAGCTACTGTTAGCTTTTTAAcgcagttagccatgcagctagcagcagAGTTGATGTTCTCACAGCTAGCACAGGTACTTTGAACCGCTGGGAGAAGGAGGTTTTTAAggcctggggctagctggttagcatgctaacttcagtaggtTAACTCTACTTCTATTACTTCACTTTCTGGTGAAACTTTTCCTTAATTTGTGTATGCTTTAAGCTAAAATTCgtacatattgcagctttaaccATAAATTTACCATTCATTCATACATCATTCAGGTTTATTTTCTGAGTGTATTATTGATTCATCAATTAAATTCTAGTCAACATAATTTTGCTGTCCTACCAAGAGTATCAAACTCAAAGATAActtgttttactttcatttaaGACAAGAAAGAGCAGCATATCTAACATATTTTTACACATATTTATCACAATAACATATTTAAGAGGCTGGaaaaaatgcttgaaaatgtaaatacccAAAACAGTTGCTGATTAGTTGTTGTTCTTTTGGGTTAACTTAAGATAGATAGggggcactatgtagatttggagaaaacatggaaatatatacagtattaatcaggtaataataaataatacaaactcatacaTATGTATtccataactaaataaacaagctgttctcagaggaaaataagatccccagaATACAGTTAGAAGtgagaaaggtggcagggtccgccacatataaacaaagtaacacggtatgaaactgtgttgtccttcaaggtcagtttgtttattcagtttattcagtcatggaaacaaaatagttcatttatttggtttgtttaggtataaaaactcagtcaatgaagatctttctcttctgataaaaTATCAGCCCCAAAACTGCACAGTGCATCTTTAATGATTGACACATTACTGATTTAAACTTAACTTCACTGGAATGTTAACTACAATGactaaaaaacacactttacagTGCAGCTTTGCTTTTAAAGGTTTACTTGATAAATGTTATAACCATGTTATTAACTATAATGACAAATACACACGTGCATCTTTGCCTTTACAGTTTAATCCATGTTATAATAACGTAATTATACATCTATATTGCGACCTGATAGTACTTATCATAAAATATTGAACCTTTAATATCGAATATACTAACTAATATACCCTAATATTGTGCAATAACCTACACCTGATCTGAGATGCTGTTTTTCCACACAGACGTCCGACTCAAGCCACATTTGTCCCACATTTACAAAGTGCAAGAAGCCAAGCAGGACAACTTTTCCGGGCAGTTGTAAGTCTGTGTTGGCTGAAGTTAAACTTGAGTGCGCAGACAAGCGGTGAAAAGTCAGTATTACCCTTGAGGAAGGCCACAACCAACAACTGTGTGGACGAAGTGCGCGTTAGGAAAAGACAGCTGAGGCCTGCAGAGTAGCCTGCACAATAAACATAACAGTCATCTAGCATTAATGCAGATGTAATGACATTCACATGAGTGTTGCATTGTGCCATTAGCAGTCTCTGAGGCTGCACGTGACAACGAGGGATCTTTTTTTAGTGGGTTATAATCCCTTTCACAACTAGAGGATCTCGTGGCGCCAGCATCCATTCATAAATCTCACACATTTAAAGATGTCTTGCTTATCGTGCACAACTCAAACGTGTTACAACCAAAACTAAAGGCGGTTTACAATAATACACTACCTGTGCTACAATTCGGCTAACATCCGACACACCAAGCAACACCTGTTTCAGCAATATTTAaacttttctcttactgttcttgcaccaaaacaaaccacagtggcctttcaaaaaaaaaaaaaaaaaagaatctgcgTAAAGCAATCACACGACCAGAGATTCCAGTCTAGGTGAGGACTAGCTCATTGCTGGTTCACAAATACACCCAcggcaaaaacaaaaccactctATTCATACAAGGCCTCAAGTCGTGATCGACCATCACAGCCAGTGCGCTCCGATAACAACAGAGCCCTTACATTGACACGTTTTCAAATAGAAGTTTGGTACAGCGGCGGAACGAGGTGGCGGGGGTACAGTGGCGTTTTGCAGCGTCCTAAGTGCACGTAAGTGACAGTCgcacagacaagacagacagagctTCCCCAGGCAGGAAAGGCAGCATCACCAAACTTCTACATCTGCGTCCGTTTCCTCTCTTACCACTCGAGCGCTCGTTTCTgggtgcagcagcagccgcgGCCGCGCCTCCTGTTGCGGCCGCACAGGCTCCATTTTCCTGCTCATCTCCGCTACTGTTAGTGCGTTTGCTTTTCTTTCCCTTGTTGTTCTTCTGGTTGGGCATT
It contains:
- the heca gene encoding headcase protein homolog isoform X6, whose protein sequence is MHLQCFYEWESSILVQFNCIGRARSWNEKQCRQNMWTKKGYDLAFRFCSCRCGQGHLKKDTDWYQVKRMQDERKKKPPERSAGRNGAVGGAVGAGDGLCEEPKKSKLPGGAVGGGKLSHRASSQELPRRQSVDRQNSSERGAAGGGFAAGGPFGLGPPQKSPCDSPGQSPPTGFPFSPTAALGPGGGGAGLRGSRPLGEFLKSAVHMDPQRKHLLIGGGALGRGGGCSMGAPGGGAHLDSGSVLPLPLSFALPLHHRLTSGSVGDGTHTHPVQFLRRLDLSELLTHVPRHKLNTYHVRMEDDAQAGQGEELRRFILSALSASQRNVVNCALCHRALPVFEQFPLVDGTLFLSPSRHDEIEYDVPCHLQGQSGFEDHGMRSRLMHLYAICVDCLEGVHKIVCIKCKSRWDGSWHQLGTMYTYDILAASPCCQARLNCKHCGKPVVDVRVGMQYFSEYSNVQQCPHCGNLDYHFVKPFSSYKVLEAY
- the heca gene encoding headcase protein homolog isoform X1 yields the protein MPNQKNNKGKKSKRTNSSGDEQENGACAAATGGAAAAAAAPRNERSSDPEGQCATPLGCSLARPIDLEKDDYQRVLCNNELCPYGNWMHLQCFYEWESSILVQFNCIGRARSWNEKQCRQNMWTKKGYDLAFRFCSCRCGQGHLKKDTDWYQVKRMQDERKKKPPERSAGRNGAVGGAVGAGDGLCEEPKKSKLPGGAVGGGKLSHRASSQELPRRQSVDRQNSSERGAAGGGFAAGGPFGLGPPQKSPCDSPGQSPPTGFPFSPTAALGPGGGGAGLRGSRPLGEFLKSAVHMDPQRKHLLIGGGALGRGGGCSMGAPGGGAHLDSGSVLPLPLSFALPLHHRLTSGSVGDGTHTHPVQFLRRLDLSELLTHVPRHKLNTYHVRMEDDAQAGQGEELRRFILSALSASQRNVVNCALCHRALPVFEQFPLVDGTLFLSPSRHDEIEYDVPCHLQGQSGFEDHGMRSRLMHLYAICVDCLEGVHKIVCIKCKSRWDGSWHQLGTMYTYDILAASPCCQARLNCKHCGKPVVDVRVGMQYFSEYSNVQQCPHCGNLDYHFVKPFSSYKVLEAY
- the heca gene encoding headcase protein homolog isoform X5, with amino-acid sequence MPNQKNNKGKKSKRTNSSGDEQENGACAAATGGAAAAAAAPRNERSSDPEGQCATPLGCSLARPIDLEKDDYQRVLCNNELCPYGNWMHLQCFYEWESSILVQFNCIGRARSWNEKQCRQNMWTKKGYDLAFRFCSCRCGQGHLKKDTDWYQVKRMQDERKKKPPERSAGRNGAVGGAVGAGDGLCEEPKKSKLPGGAVGGGKLSHRASSQELPRRQSVDRQNSSERGAAGGGFAAGGPFGLGPPQKSPCDSPGQSPPTGFPFSPTAALGPGGGGAGLRGSRPLGEFLKSAVHMDPQRKHLLIGGGALGRGGGCSMGAPGGGAHLDSGSVLPLPLSFALPLHHRLTSGSVGDGTHTHPVQFLRRLDLSELLTHVPRHKLNTYHVRMEDDAQAGQGEELRRFILSALSASQRNVVNCALCHRALPVFEQFPLVDGTLFLSPSRHDEIEYDVPCHLQGQSGFEDHGMRSRLMHLYAICVDCLEGVHKIVCIKCKSRWDGSWHQLGTMYTYDILAASPCCQCRLNFVRVLL
- the heca gene encoding headcase protein homolog isoform X2, whose translation is MPNQKNNKGKKSKRTNSSGDEQENGACAAATGGAAAAAAAPRNERSSEGQCATPLGCSLARPIDLEKDDYQRVLCNNELCPYGNWMHLQCFYEWESSILVQFNCIGRARSWNEKQCRQNMWTKKGYDLAFRFCSCRCGQGHLKKDTDWYQVKRMQDERKKKPPERSAGRNGAVGGAVGAGDGLCEEPKKSKLPGGAVGGGKLSHRASSQELPRRQSVDRQNSSERGAAGGGFAAGGPFGLGPPQKSPCDSPGQSPPTGFPFSPTAALGPGGGGAGLRGSRPLGEFLKSAVHMDPQRKHLLIGGGALGRGGGCSMGAPGGGAHLDSGSVLPLPLSFALPLHHRLTSGSVGDGTHTHPVQFLRRLDLSELLTHVPRHKLNTYHVRMEDDAQAGQGEELRRFILSALSASQRNVVNCALCHRALPVFEQFPLVDGTLFLSPSRHDEIEYDVPCHLQGQSGFEDHGMRSRLMHLYAICVDCLEGVHKIVCIKCKSRWDGSWHQLGTMYTYDILAASPCCQARLNCKHCGKPVVDVRVGMQYFSEYSNVQQCPHCGNLDYHFVKPFSSYKVLEAY
- the heca gene encoding headcase protein homolog isoform X4 produces the protein MPNQKNNKGKKSKRTNSSGDEQENGACAAATGGAAAAAAAPRNERSSEGQCATPLGCSLARPIDLEKDDYQRVLCNNELCPYGNWMHLQCFYEWESSILVQFNCIGRARSWNEKQCRQNMWTKKGYDLAFRFCSCRCGQGHLKKDTDWYQVKRMQDERKKKPPERSAGRNGAVGGAVGAGDGLCEEPKKSKLPGGAVGGGKLSHRASSQELPRRQSVDRQNSSERGAAGGGFAAGGPFGLGPPQKSPCDSPGQSPPTGFPFSPTAALGPGGGGAGLRGSRPLGEFLKSAVHMDPQRKHLLIGGGALGRGGGCSMGAPGGGAHLDSGSVLPLPLSFALPLHHRLTSGSVGDGTHTHPVQFLRRLDLSELLTHVPRHKLNTYHVRMEDDAQAGQGEELRRFILSALSASQRNVVNCALCHRALPVFEQFPLVDGTLFLSPSRHDEIEYDVPCHLQGRLMHLYAICVDCLEGVHKIVCIKCKSRWDGSWHQLGTMYTYDILAASPCCQARLNCKHCGKPVVDVRVGMQYFSEYSNVQQCPHCGNLDYHFVKPFSSYKVLEAY
- the heca gene encoding headcase protein homolog isoform X3, translating into MPNQKNNKGKKSKRTNSSGDEQENGACAAATGGAAAAAAAPRNERSSDPEGQCATPLGCSLARPIDLEKDDYQRVLCNNELCPYGNWMHLQCFYEWESSILVQFNCIGRARSWNEKQCRQNMWTKKGYDLAFRFCSCRCGQGHLKKDTDWYQVKRMQDERKKKPPERSAGRNGAVGGAVGAGDGLCEEPKKSKLPGGAVGGGKLSHRASSQELPRRQSVDRQNSSERGAAGGGFAAGGPFGLGPPQKSPCDSPGQSPPTGFPFSPTAALGPGGGGAGLRGSRPLGEFLKSAVHMDPQRKHLLIGGGALGRGGGCSMGAPGGGAHLDSGSVLPLPLSFALPLHHRLTSGSVGDGTHTHPVQFLRRLDLSELLTHVPRHKLNTYHVRMEDDAQAGQGEELRRFILSALSASQRNVVNCALCHRALPVFEQFPLVDGTLFLSPSRHDEIEYDVPCHLQGRLMHLYAICVDCLEGVHKIVCIKCKSRWDGSWHQLGTMYTYDILAASPCCQARLNCKHCGKPVVDVRVGMQYFSEYSNVQQCPHCGNLDYHFVKPFSSYKVLEAY